In the Glycine max cultivar Williams 82 chromosome 6, Glycine_max_v4.0, whole genome shotgun sequence genome, CGCATTTCCAACTTCCTTAACTATTGCATCATActgaaatttttcattttatatttactttgggaaaaatgaaaactgATCAGTTCCAACCTTCAACCGTTCTCTTGTACATTACAAAAAATGTGAATTCAATGTCATTCGTTAATCAATCAAGCACTTATAAGTAGGGAGTTAAATCGGGATTCGGGAGGAATGGACAAGAAGCTAAGATGTGAAATGTATGACCATAATTCAGTTCAGAACCAATATTATAGCtaaatatgaaatttcaatatttcatagactgtattttttttcttcttattttgattATCTTGGGCACCATTTCGTGATGATATGATATGAGGTGGGACCCAGCCAGAAGGTGGTGGACCCGGCACGCAGATTGACGTGGAAGAGAAGAAGTGGGAAACGTAATTGTTAGTCAAGGTTCAATCCTACAGTTTTAAACTCAAATTACACTTTGCCTTTTCTTTCAGCTTAGCCACATTAATTCATCAACGCCCGATATCAGATGAAACTTCTGTAGTAAGCCTTATTAATAAGACAGATTCTTAGCTGCAACCAAAGTTTAAAAaagactaaattgtaatttttattattttttatttttttaaatttgtgatcttttttattttttaattgaaatattttctcttttactttttttaaaatctaatttcatttatcttatttttaaattaagatatttcatttcacatttttttaaaaatttatgattttaatctctttttcaattttagatttgattttatattttttttttaaaaaaattaattaaataatttaaaacaaattttgcatgtgaataataaataaatatatgtctGTCAACgtttataaaatacataaattaatgtttaaaattattcataagtctaaaattgtgaatttttaaaaaatagaacataaaatgttttaattaaaaaataaagaactaaaattgtaaatttttttaaaaataagagatgaaatatctcaaataaaaatagagagactaaaatcataaatttaaaaaaatagagaaacaaaaaatacatttttatctttaaaaaaaatactcattttattacataaattttatcttttaattcagacatgtaaaatatattcattttaatttatgtataagcACTTCCAtatctttttagttcttaactactgttacataaattttatcttttagtccttattttaATGTATAACACAGACAccaaaagaaattcaaaagtATTTGTGTAGGAACCAAAAATGATAACTTTTAAGTGTAAAgcctaaaaagtaaaatttatacaTCTATAAGTGAgtaatttttccttaaaaataacatgaattaagaaaaaaatcatatttaaatgtaaaacaactgtataacaatataaatatttttctctgaaaaatataaatatttagatgacgatttaatttaaaataaatgcatCGATTATTAAGTAATTTGATCTACACAACCGTTTTATAAGATTGTATTATGCCACCGATCATGCACGTACaataaatgtaacaaaaaaaaaaaaaatacacacacaataAATAATGCTTTCGAGTATTGCTCGGTGTCCTCAATTATATATCTCTTGGACTTGATTTAAGGTCATTCATAAAGATGGTTAAAGGCTAAGATGAGTAGTGTTGAATGCTCTTTTTCAAACTCATGTATTAATCATTTAATcatatatcttatattttttaactccaTTAATATAACCACTTAAAACTATTGTAGTGCGATTAAAGTATCTTTTGTACTCCTcatcttaataaatttttgcttgtaaaaaaaatcttccaAGTAAATCTACACTCCAGTCTTTGAAATAGTAAGTCTATAGATTTTGTATAACTTTTACTTTAgcttttgattttataaaatatcatcCATATTACATGCACTTTAATTCATAACTTTCTAGTTTGGTTAATTATTTGTGGCAAAGATAATTTTGGGtgtctttttcaacaaaaagaAGGCTCATTAGAATTATAACAGTACAAGCAAAATGTGTACTGATTTGAAGTGTTCATCACGCTTATACTGTGCATGAtttttgaagttattttttataaccaaGAGGGTGATCATGATTATGAATCACTCGACAATAAATATGTGGATCACATATATCAATGCAGTAACGATCGAGATACATgtactatatatatttatatttatatacacaGATAGAAATTTTTTGTACAACAAACCTATAAGGCTATTTAAAGGTCTCAAATTCCACCACCTTTTTATTTTGCATGGTACTTACATGTTTCatgatttatataaatagttGTTGGAGACTTATATCACACTCGGTTTGAAACGATATGGTATGGAGTAAGATTCTGGAAAATAGGTGAATTCGATCCTCTGCCATATAATTAATCTtttgaagttttatttattcttaCTGAAGATAGAGAAAATCATAGATGTGTGATGGAAGATGAGAAACTGATAGTGTATGACAATATATTCAcacttcttccatcttttcTTGCAAAAGAGGTATCTTCTTGTCCAAAGAATCTGATGAGCAATCGTCACAGCTTGtctcttcttcatttccttTGATTTGTCCATACATTACTGTATAATACCCCATTCCAAGTGTAGTTGTTCCTATCACgctgcacatttttttttcaaataaattaaaacaaattacatAGGAGAGAGATACAGACAAATCAAGTGAACCAAAATTCTTATGCATAATATTACTTCAGAACAATAGgcgtattaaaatataaagagaatCCAACGTACCTTCCATAATGAAGACTGTTAGAAAAGAAGCAAAGTGCAAAAGTAGTGGCAAAGGCAATACCAAAGGGCTTGAAAAGTGGCACATAAAGTGGACCCTTGATTCGAGTGAACCATACATGAATATTGGGACGAATCACACCACCAACGAGTGCCTATAGTATAACGTTACATATTTCTGATcagcatatatttattttttgccgttatataattatataattttatatatatatatatatataaaagaaggaATTcacctattttaaaaataactctttattcatattattcatttttttaagatctaatgattataataaataactaatcttaattattataaaagaattgTTCTTAAATTCCATATATATATGGATTGATAACACATGTTAAACTTGTAAGAGatgatttatatttgatttttgcataataaacttttaaagaaagataaaaaaatgtaaatgcaACTAAGTTTCACACAAAAAATTACTCTCATGGTCGATTTTAAACTTTGAACCGAAGCTTGTGTAGATAATCCGATTCTTACTAGGAAGCCATATGCCCTAatggttgaaaaaaaatatgatatttaattatatgctgATACTTACAGTTAGAACAATGAGAATGAGATCCTTGTTACGCTTTATCTTCCAAACATTTATTTCCCTCTCTACTATCCACGAGACTATTGCACTAAGGATGGTTCCAAGTAAGTTAGAATAAGAAAGCACTTTCATTGGTTCCGGATATCGCTCGACGGTTTCTTTCTATCAGGGTGAAAATAAAGGACAAACTCAAATCACCACCAAGATTCATTCATAATTCAAAAGGAAAACTTGAtttgaagaatagaaaaagaatatgaaaaagggtttaaaaaaagaaaaggagtaaCACGTACCTGGAAAAGGTTGAAAAttgaaagagagaagaaagaagcaGCAAGCAAAGCGCCACCAAGAACCCAAAACTCTGGTGTTGAGGAGAATACCAGATATTGCTTATTAGCGTGTTTAAGGTGGTCATGAGAAGAGGGTCTTACAAGTGGTCCCTTGAAGAACTCTGCTACCACTGCTCCCATTATCGATACCAAGATACCAATTAATTGGACTTGCATACCAGGGCTTCTCAAATTCATCTCTGTCTTCCTGAAAAGGAATGCATTTTACCCATTAATTCACACCGAGGATATTAaccatcaattttaattatacgGTTGAGATCATACCTTTCATATCTCTCTTTaccatgattattttaaaaaattaaaagatatgaattttttatttagatcatataattatgatatatttcatgatatatatttgttagagtttaattttttatgtattattgtgtgtatgtgtgtggtaaactattatgcatgattgttAACGGGTGGGTTGGAATAAACGTTAACATCCAATTTTTAATACGTTACATTcgtgaaattaaatttatctaattAAACACGATTTAATGTCAAttatcattttacattttaaaactatatagggtatattttaaatttttatatataaaattttatgatttacaaacaaatttatatatattaaaattaatatactttCGCCCTCCACGCTTACAAATCTCTTGATCCACCCCCATACATGGCAAATGGACATCATGATCAAAAtgaagagatatatatataaacaaacaaatcatAGAAAGTTTTGAGGAACCTGAAAATGACAGAGAGAAGAAAGTTAAACGTTGGGATCAAGTGTCCCATGGCACACACAAGTATTGGCGAACTATAACTTAGGCCCAGGAATAAAAAGGCCTGAGTCATCGTTATCCTGCAAAATCCATCAAAATGTAATAGAATGTCACTAATATGAATAAGAATAATACTACTTTTGAGCAAACTCTCTTCagcacaaaaaattaaaaacgaataaaatttaaattcaattattcaaAGCCCTAAGTAGGGAGAGCAAATATCATAGagtattacatatataaatatatacccTATAAAACCGAGGAACAAGAATCGCATGAACAAAGAGAAAGTAAAAGATGGCCTCTCCTTTCTgtgcaaaaaagagaaaattgaaGATCAGAACCAAAACAAATCCTCCATTCAAAAAACTTCACGCAGTAAGCTATAGCTAGAATCATtagcaaaaaggaaaagaggaagagagagaccTGTCCTCTTGGTGTGTTAAAAAGGAACAAGGGAACAGAATTATAGTGGCCAAAGCATTGGTATAAACAATGAACACAAGTGGGCTCATTCCATTAGTTATTGCAGTTTTGGCAAAAATCGTGAGTCCTATAGTCCAACCTTCCATAATCACCATGATTATGAATGGCAGCACCTCAGACATCTTAGTCTTATTAACCTCCATTGAATTTTCCTTCTGTGTTCTCACTTAGAGAGTGATAATATGTTAATGTGGTGGTATAAATAGCACTTTCTTTCTTACTATGTTGATAACTAAAGAGGGACTTTGAGTATGTGCAATGTATATGTGCACCCCAAATAGGAGCTTGCACATGCGCGCACCAAGAAACTCACTAAATTACCCTCTCTGTATTGAGTTGGTATTGAGAAGCTTGTATCTTCTCTTAATATAAGAAGGGAAGAGAGAGGAAGAAAAGTGATGGGGCCATGCAAGGGTAACCCTTCACATAAAGGGGAAGCTACTTTGGAGGTGAAGTTGCAACTCGAGTGTCGTCCCAAATTCTTAAACAAGGGACCAAAGCTGACGTCTCAGGTAGTTTTAAATCAATGAAATGAGAAATCATTTCTTTTTTGGGTAGATCTTGCGCACATGTTCTGTGTTCATTTGtcctcttttctttttagtcttcatttaacatcatatatttaaactaaataagaGTTAACAAAGACTTGTATATGTACTATTGTATGTTGATCACTCTTTGGCTTATTATACTTAATATTATGGAGTTATTTAACCAAGGTATATAATATATGAAAGATTACAGACCAATAAGCGAAAGCTTTCTAGTATGGTTGTGAATGCATTAGTGGCTGACATCTTTCGTGGCCGTAGCATTAAAGGATATTTAATATGACATTGATATAACCTCCCCATTTGCGTCATTGCGTGTAATCAAGAAAGATTCAATTAGAATCTGAAGAAAATGTTATtctgtataatatttttatgtgaaTTTTCACACTTTTGTCAAATTTGAGATGAATCAAACTCAACCTTGTTGTTGTCAATACTCATGCGCTTTCAAAGTTGGTGGGCCTATTGTCCAAGCCTAATAAGCAATCAGGCTGACAGAGTCAATACAGTGTTGGGGCAAACTAGCTAACTGAGCCCATTGCATAGTTACTGTTGCTCCTTCACAATTTGAAAGGTTGCTCAGAGGAGAGggctaaattttttaaataaaaaaaataagcatagCAGAATTTTCGTTTCACATACCGAAGCCCCtcacaaaaatgttttatacaATAATATCCACAATGTGCTAGCACTaagttttgattttattttttaaaagaggtcaatgatatatatatatatatatatatatatatatatatatatatatatataataggctTCTTTTCAGAGGATATATAAAATAGGCTTAACGGGGGCAACTTAGTGACAATTTAAATAAAGAAGCATCCTATTGGATAGCTACTAACAAGTAGATAACTGCTTATAACATTTCATTATGTAAGGTGGACCAAAAAAGAtagacaatgtttttttttattattaaaaaaatgacattgtGATAAAATTACAGTATCTAATGATGCACATCACATATTGGTCTATAACTCTATATGCCGTTAAATTAGTGGAATGCATTAATATGATTTTCCTTGAGATAAACAAATCATTTACATAAATTTACTTAAATGGAATTAGTATATTGGACTTATAATGTTTAATATGTAATTGGCatttaaaagggaaaaaaatgacTTTCTTTGCTTCCTCATTGCATTTAAAAGGGAATTAGTAGATTGGACTTCTTTTTTTTGGTTACAAGATTGGACTAATAATGTTTAATATGTAATTGGCatttaaaagggaaaaaaggaCTTTTATTTGCTTCCTCATTGCAAGTTAGAACTTATTCTTTAGCGACCTctgaaatttttaaatcaagaaaTTGGAAAGTTTCTTTCGCATGAAGTGGAAAAgcgaaaaatagaaaacataacTTTGACGTTGTTAAAAAACAGGGGAGAATGATGTATAAGGTCGGCGTGtttacaaaacaaaatgttttagtttgtttatccaaataatataattaattaatgaattgatATTGTAATAATTTACTTATGCTAGATATTTCcttctttatatttaaaattacaaaaaagatTCATGGGCACACATGTGCTCATAAACACCACAAAGACAGAAAGagatagaaaagaaagaagagtagTAATGAAGAATACAgatagagagaaataaaaaatatcaatcaaGTGTATGTACTGTAAGATGTCCATATATCACAACTCTTAAAATTAAGTACTGATTAACTATTGACTAAACCACTTCAACCAAAATGTCCAACTTTAGAAGCACTGGTACCTTTCTCATCATTCTCCTAAAAACAAGTTGTTATTGCgtcacaaaaaataatttgaccTCAAACTCTGGAATTAGTTCTTCTTTAGCATACTGAGGGTTTAACTATGACCCCCCACCCTAGTAGATAATTGGAACAATCATTATCTACACACCTAACCAAGCACGTGTTCTTCCACATCCATTGACCAATGTGAAGATCAACTGATCTACCTGAAGGAGTTTACTCTCTTATAATAACGagtttcattcattcaaagtcAAAATGATAGGAGCTACATTGCAAGCATGATAGAAATGGCATCATCAAACTGTCATCTAAAATGAAAGTCATAGTGTATGAATACCAAAAAAGTCAACAAGTGCTCTTAGAAACTAGATGATTATGTCCTTGCCTgttttaaaagttagaaaatcaATTCTCCCATTTTCAATACATACGTCCCTGTCAAAATTTATAGTTTACATTCATGATACATTCCTCAGTTACATTTAATGGTTCAAAACTAATTATACCAAACTTGAACCAGGACATTGTGAATAACAATTTACTGCACTTTTCTTCATTGTTAAGTGTGTTCacatctttttgtgtttttgtgtgCCTCCTAGGCTCCTACATGTATCCTCTTCTTAATGACATTACTTGTTGCTTAAAGGCACCTGTA is a window encoding:
- the LOC102666928 gene encoding WAT1-related protein At1g70260 encodes the protein MEVNKTKMSEVLPFIIMVIMEGWTIGLTIFAKTAITNGMSPLVFIVYTNALATIILFPCSFLTHQEDRKERPSFTFSLFMRFLFLGFIGITMTQAFLFLGLSYSSPILVCAMGHLIPTFNFLLSVIFRKTEMNLRSPGMQVQLIGILVSIMGAVVAEFFKGPLVRPSSHDHLKHANKQYLVFSSTPEFWVLGGALLAASFFSLSIFNLFQKETVERYPEPMKVLSYSNLLGTILSAIVSWIVEREINVWKIKRNKDLILIVLTALVGGVIRPNIHVWFTRIKGPLYVPLFKPFGIAFATTFALCFFSNSLHYGSVIGTTTLGMGYYTVMYGQIKGNEEETSCDDCSSDSLDKKIPLLQEKMEEV